Genomic segment of Deinococcus sp. YIM 134068:
GCCTATCTCTCAGCCGGACCCGTCCAGCGCCACCGACTCACGGCCCCGCCGTCCGGTGGCGCTGCCCCATTTGTCCCCGCCCGCCTCTCTGAAGGGCGAGCGCGAGTTCCGGCGGGTGCGGCAGCATGGCGTGGCGCTACGCGACCCCCTCTTCACCCTGCGCGTGACCGATTATCGACCCCGGCACGGTGAGACGTGGCGTCCGCGCGCCATCATAGGCATCGTGGTGTCCAAGAAGACCCTGCGGCGGGCGGTGGACCGCAACCGCGCCCGTCGCCGCGTGCGCGAGGCGTTGCGGACGCTGCCGGGCGGCCTGCCCCCCTGCCGCGCCATCCTGCTGCCCAATCCCAGCGTGCTGACCGCTCCCTTCCCGGAGCTGCAATCGGCCCTTGCCCGCGTGCTGGCGGGGGTGCCGGGGCGCGTGAAGAAGGGGAGCGGGAAGGGCAGGGGACAGACTCCGGCTCCCAGGGGGTCATCATGAGCCTTGCCGCCCGTGGCCTCGTGCGAGTCGTGCGGGCGTACCAGCGGGACCTCTCGCCGCGCAAGCCCGCGCCGACCTGCCGCTTCACGCCCAGTTGCTCTCAGTATGCTGTGGAGGCCATCGAGCGGCACGGCGCGCTGCGGGGCGGCTGGCTGGCCGCGTGGCGCGTCATGCGCTGCAATCCCCTCGTGCCGGGCGGGTTCGACCCCGTGCCGGACCGCTTCCCGACAGGCAGAAAGACGACCCCATGAAAACCAAGACCCTGCTTCCCCTCACGGCCCTGGGTGCCCTCGCGCTGCTCCTGACCGGGTGCGGCACCACCGGCCCCCTCCCCACCTTCGGCAAGGCGATCACGCCCGAGTGGATTCGCGCCGATTTCGACGGCAGGCCCGGCGACGAGTACATCGCCACCAGCAACCTTCAGGACGTGGTGTTCAACGCGCGCGGCGAGGTCATCGGCTGGTACGCCAAGCTCTACGCGGGCACGCCGTACATCCGCCAAAACGCCGACGGCACCTACGACTTCAGCGCCCTCAAGGACCAGCGCAGCATCATCAACATGGTCGCGGGCCGCCGGGCGCTCGCCGTGGTGGGCGAGGGGCTGGGTCCCGACCAGACCGCGCAGGTCACGGTGCCCCGACTGACCACCAACCTCCCCGAGAACCGCCAGGACGCCGTATTCCGCTACACCCAGAACGGCGCGACCGTCACCAAGACCGTCACCCTGCACCCGCGCAACTTCCGGGTGGACGTGCGGACGAACGTCACAGGCGGGCCGGAGAACTACAGCATGCTCTTTCCCGGCCTCGCGCGGGCGAACAACCCGCGTGTGCAGGCGGTGCAGGTGGGGGGGCAGCCCGCCGCCGTGCAGGGCAGCGGCACCCTGAACGTCCAGAACATCCAGTACGCCGCCTTGCAGGAGATGGGTGGCGCGTTCGGGCCGGGCCAGAATGCCCACGCGCTCATCGTCCGTCCCCAGGGGGGCACGACGGCGAACGCGACGCTCACGGGTGGCGGCCCGACCCAGGCCCTCGTGAGCGTCGGCCTTCGGGGCGACAGCAACTTGGAGGTCTTCGGCGGGCGCAACGAACTGATCCACCTGTACCAGAGCGGCTATACCTCACTGCCCGGCCTCTTCGACCCCAACTTCTTCGGGCAGATCAGTCTGTGGATCGTGCGGCTGATGGAGAGCCTGTACAAGTTCGTCGGCAACTGGGGCCTCGTGATCCTGCTTCTCACCGTGCTGCTGCGGCTCGTGATGTGGCCGCTGATGCAGGCGCAGGGCCGCACGACCGCCCGGATGCAGGTCATGCAGCCCAAGATCAAGGAGATTCAGGCGAAGTACCAGGGCAAGCGCGACGCGGACTCCCAGCGGGCGATGCAGGCCGAGATGCAGCAGCTCTACCGCGACTACAACTTCAACCCGGCGGGATGTTTCTCCACCTTCCTGCCCTTCCCGGTCCTCATCGCGCTGTGGTCCACCATCCGCAACTTCGAGTTCGACAGCGGCTTCCTGTGGTTGCCCGACCTAGCCATCCCCGATCCGTTCTACATCCTCGCCCTGATCTACCTCGTCGTGAACATCGGCCAGCTCTACGTCATGACGCGCAAGAGTCCCGAGATGTTCCGCCAGCAGGCCTTTATCTACATCATCTTCCTGTACTTCGCCCTGACCTTCCCGGCGGGCGTGACCCTGTACATCATCCTCTCCACCCTGATCGGCATCGGCCAGCAGATTCTGATCAACAAGCAGGTCGAGCGAGAGACCGCCAACATCGGCCAGAGCGTGCAGAAGGCCCCCGCCCGTGCCGCCGCGAAGCCCGCCAAGACCATCGAGGCCCCGAAGAAGTAGGCGAGTCGGGAAGAGGCCGCCCTGCCGGGAAGGTGGGGCGGTTTTTCTTTGGGATGTGGGGTGTGGGGTGTGGAAAAAGCTCTTCCTACAGCCCACAGCCCACGATCTACAACCTTCCCCAATCCCGCAACCGTATCAGCGCCTCCAGCGTCAGCACACTGCGCCACTCCGCCTCTGCCCCCGGCCAGACCTCCGGGAAGGTCTCGCCCCACGACCAGTTCGGCCCCCAACTGCCGTCCTCCGCTTGCGAGGTGAGCAGGTGGGCGAGGGCCGCTGCGAGGGGTTCCTCCAGCCCGTGCGCGAGGGGGGAGGCGGGCGTGGGCGCGACGGAGAGGGCGCTCAGGCCGTAGCCCTCGAAGTCCGCCGGGGTCCGCGCGACCCGGACGGGCAGCACGTCGGCCAGGTACTCCAGCACGGGTTGACGGTGGAGTTCGGGCACGTCCCCGGCCTGAGCGAAGACGGACGCGACGTGGTGGCCGTTCACGTCCCCCGCCTCCAGCCCGGCGAGGATGGCGTCGCGCGTCTCCACGGTGAGGAGGGCGAGCAGGCCCTCGGGCAGAGGGTCCGGCGTCAGGCCCGGCCAACGGTGGAGGAGGGCCACGATCTCCGCGCGCGGATTGACCCGAAAGGCCCCGAAGGTCGCCTCAAGCTGTCCCGGCTCCGCCTGACTCCACCACGGGGCATGGGGGTAGGACTCCGCCTCAGTCGGCAGGAAGGGCCAGACCGTGCCACCTATCTCCGTGTGGAGATGCGAACGAAGCCACGTCACCGCCCCCCGCAACAGTTCCTCGTCCTCACCCACATTCAGCTTGTGCAGCACCCGCAGCGCCACCGAGGTCGCCAGCACGCTGCTCTCCGGGGCGCGCACATCTGGCTCCAGCGCGTGCCCGAAGCCGCCGTCGAGGTTCTGGTAGGCACGCAGGGCATCCAACACCCCGGAGGCCGGGCCGTCCTCGAAGGTGTGCCGGAAGAGGGCACGTTCCAGCGGACGCCCCTTCTCCAGCAGGAAGGCGCGGGCACGGGCGAACGCTTCCGGGGACAGGCGGGCGGCGGGCGCAGTCATGGGGGGAGCGTAACACTGGGACGGTTGGGCTGGTCCCCTCGTCTCACCGCCCAGGAGTCAGGGGCTGTCGCCGGTGCCCGACCGCTTCTCCGACAGTTCCCCGATCACTCCCAAGAGCGCCGCGTGAACGAAGGTCTGTGGGAAGTTCCCCAGCAGGGCACCCGTGGCGGGGTCGGCCTCCTCCGCGATCAATCCGAGGTCGTTGGTGAAGGCCAGCACCCGGTCCAGAATCTCACGCGCCCGCACGGGGTCCACCGCCGTCCAGTACAACGCGACCCAGAGCGTGCCCGCCAGGAAGGCCCCCTCGCCCGTTCCGCGCTCCTGAAGGGTGCGCCAGTACAGGCCGTCCGCGTGGTGGTCGCGCTCCAGCACGCGCAGGGTCGCCCGCATCTCGGGGGCGTCGGGCGCGCAGTAGCCCCAGATGGGGTAGAGGGCCGCCACCACGTCCACCTCCTCCCGTCCGGCCACCGCCGCGAATGCGCCCTCACTTGTCAGGCCGTGGTCCGAAATCCAGGCGCGGATGTCCCCGGCCAGGGTCCTCCAACGCTCCCCGGTCGCCGGGTCCGGGTGCAGCTCCGCGAGGCGTTCGAGGCCGACCGCGCCGAGCACTTTGCTCGACAGGTAGGGCAGGACCTCTTCCTCCTCCCAGATGCCGTTGTCGGAGTCCTCCCAGTGGGCGCACAGGTACTCGGCGACGGGTTCGAGGACCGGCCAGTGTTCCTCCAGCTCGGCGGGGCTGTACAGGCCTGCGCTCGCCAGCAGGATGTTGCCGTACACGTCGAGCTGGACCTGAGACACGGCGGCGTTCCCGATCTGCACGGGGCGGCTCTCCCGGTATCCGGCGAGGGGCAGTTCTTCCACCCCCGGCGCGTCCTCGGCGGCGACGGTCGCCAGCGGGGGAAGGGGCTGGGTGAGGTCCCGGCCCGAGGCGGAGCGGCACACGAAGTCCATGAAGCCGCGCCCCAGCGTGCCCTCGTTGCCTGGACTCAGCCGCGAGAGCGCCCGCACGATCATCCCCGAGTCGCGGAACCACACATAGCGGTAGTCGTAGTTGCGCTTTCCCCCCACGACTTCCGGCAGCGAGGTCGTCGCCGCGCTGATGACGCTCCCCGTCTCCTCGTAGGTGAGGAGCCTCAGCGCCCGCAGCGAGTCGCGCGCGGCCCCCTCGTAGGGACCGCTGTAGACCGTCTCGCTCGCCACGCCGCGCCACGCCGTCAGGGAGGCGTCCAGCCACGCCTCTGGGTTCGCCCGGCCCGGCGGCCCGTCGCCCAGGAAGGCCCAGCCCGATGCCCCCGCCGGAACGCACAGCCGCACCATGTCCCCCTCAACTTGGAGCGGATGCGAGGCGCTGAGCCAGCGGTGGGCGTCGAGCTGCACGGCCTCCCCGTCGCGGGAGAGGAGGGGCGGGCGGCGGGCATAGTCGGGAGCGGCCCGCAGGACGAGCGTCGCGCCCCCGGAGCCGCGCACGAGGCGGCACACGCCGCGCGGCAACTCCGGCCCGTAGGGCATGAAATCCACGAGCGTCACGTCCCCGCCTTCGGTTCTCAGGTGCGTCTCCAATATGCCGCTGTCGTCCAAGTAGGCGCGGCGCAGCGGGGTCACGTCACCCTCCACCCGCCACTCACCGCCCAGCTCCGGGTCGATCAGGCCCGCCAGCAGCGAGGGGGCGTCGAACCGTTCCGGGCAGTACCAGACCACGCTCCCCGCACGGGTGACGAGCGCGGCGGTACGGCGGTCCCCGACGACGCCGAGGTCACGGATGAGCGGCTGTGTCATTCCGATAGCCTAGAGAGTTGGCCGCCTCGCCCGTTGGGGTGTAAATCTCTTCCGCAGGCCCGATGAGAGGACGCTGATTGAGAGGGGGAGGAGACGGAAGAGGCTGTCCTTTTGCTCCCTCTCCCCCTGCGGGGGAGGGCTGGGGAGAGGGGTGGCGGGCGCAGCTCGCCCAGAGGTCGGGGGTTAGAAGTGCGCTGACAGCCTCCCCCCGTCCTACACCGTCCCCAGCTTCGCCAAATCCTGCCGCGCCCGCAGGAAGTTGGGCCGGGTTTTAAGTGCCTGACTGTAGGCGGCCTTCGCCTGCGCCGTGCGGCCCAGGGCGGCCAGCGCGCGGCCCCGCCAGTACAGCGCCTCCTCGTGGGCGGGGGCGTCACGCAGGATGGCGCTCGTCAGCCGCATCACGTCCGCATACCGGCCCGTGCGGGTGTACGCCTCCAGCGGCCCGAAGGAGTACCACGTCGCCCGCCACGGCAGGCCACCGACCGCCCGCGCCGGACGGGTGGGGTCGAGGGCGGGGTCGGCCTCCGCCGCGAACGCCTGATCGAAGGCCCGCGCCGCCCCCCGTGCGTCGCCGACGGCGAGCTTGGCGTGCCCCACGTTGAACCAGCCCACCGCGTCGTTCCGCCGCTCGGCCTCGGCCAGCGCCACCCGCAGCGCCTCGGTGCGGGCCGCCGCCGGGTCCGCACGGAAGCCCAGCAGCTCCCGCACTTCCTCCTCCTTCTCGGCGGGCGAGACGACGAGGAAGGTGCGCCCGAACGACCGCCACAGCTCGTCGAAACGGGCGTAGGGCATGTTCAGGCGGCCCATGTAGGAGTCCAGCGCGTTGAAGATGCCCTTCTCGTCGTCGTAGCCGGTCAGGAGGCGGTAGTGGCCCATCCCGCCGCTGTCGTGGGTGACGAACCACGTCTCCACGACGACCGGGAAGCCCGCCGCGATCAGCCGCTTGAGCAGCGCGCGGTCGCCGTTCGTGGCGAGGTGGACGTTCATGCCCTCCGCCCGCGCGAAGGCCGCCAGCTCGTCGGGTGACACGTTCACGTCCCAGCGGTACGGCTTGAGCCGGGGCGCGATGTCGTACTGGTCGAGTTCTCCCCCCCAGCGGCTCAGCGCCATCCCCACCGTCACCGGCCCGCAGTTGTTCAGCCGCTGGTACTCGTGCCGCACGGCGGGCACCTTCGCGGCGGCTGGCAGCGGCGGGGGAGAGGGTGGGGCGACGACCTCCGGCTCCGGCTCCGGTTCGATGACGGGGGGAGTGACCGCTTCAGGGGCGATCTCCGGCACCTCCGCCTCGGGCGTGACCGGAGCTGAATTTGTGACAGGAGCCTCCGACGAACGCTGGAACTGAAGGGCACCGAAGACGGTCGCCCCCACGAGCAGGCCAGCGGTCAGCAGCACGGCGGGAAGTCGCATCACCTCTCATCTTAGAGAGTCTTCATGATTTGTGATTGAGTTGAAAACGTGGACTGGGACAGGTTTGGGAGTGATGAGCGATGAGGGGTCGCGGACAGGTTCTTCCTCAGCACTCGTGCCTCAACCCTCAGCCCTTCAGTACCTCACGACCTCCCGGATCGCCCGCGCCACCCGCACCGGATTGGGGCGATACACGTCCTCGACCGAGGTGAAGGGCGGGTACGGCGCGTCGAAGCCCGTCACGCGGACGATGGGCGCGCGCAGGAACTCGATGGCCTCCTCGGCGATGGTCGCGCTGACCTCGGAGTGAAACCCGTTCGTGCGCGGGGCCTCGCTGACGACGACGGCGCGGCCCGTCTTGCGGACGCTCGCCAGCACGGTCTCCGTGTCCATAGGCACCAGCGTCCGCAGGTCCACGACCTCCACGCCGATCCCGTGGGCGCGGGCGGCCTCGGCGGCCCGCGTGCAGACCTCCACCATGCCGCCGTAACAGATCACGGTCACGTCGTCCCCCGTCGTGACGAGGCGGGCCTGCCCCAGCGGCGTCGTGTAGTGGCCCTCCGGCACGGCCTCCTTCGCGCTGCGGTAGAGCTTGATCGCCTCGAAGAAGAACACCGGGTCGGGGTCGGCGATGGCGGAGAGCAGCAGTCCCTTCGCGTCGGCGGGCGTGCTGGGAATGACCACCTTCACGCCGGGGACGTGGGCGAGGATCGCCTCCGGCGAGTCGGCGTGCTGCTCGGGCGTGTGGACGCCACCGCCGTAGGGCGCGCGCACGACCATCGGCAGGTGGAAGCGCGAGCGGGTGCGGTGGCGGTATCTCCCCAGGTGCGACAACACCTGATCGAGCGCCGGGTACAGGAAGCCCGCGAACTGAATCTCCGCCACGGGCTTCAGGCCCGCCAGTCCCATCCCGATGCCCAGCCCCACGATGCCCGCCTCCGCGAGCGGGGTATCGAAGACCCGCTCCGCCCCGAAGCGCGCCTGTAGCCCGTCCGTCGCCCGGAACACGCCGCCCATCACGCCCACGTCCTCCCCGAAGATGTGAACCGTTGGGTCCCCCTCCAGCGCGAGGGCGAGCGCGTCGTTGATAGCGGCGACCATCGTCATGGTCCTGGTGGGGGTGGCGGTGGCGGTCATGCGTGGGCCTTTCGGGAGCGTGTGGCGTGTGGCCTGTGGCTTACGGGGGCTGAGAGCTGACGGCTGACGGCTGAGAGCTGCCTCATTCCTCCGCCTCGATCTGCGCCCGCTGGCGGAGAAGCTGCGGCGTCGGCTCGGCGAACACGTGGTCCAGAATCTCGGCGGGGGTGGGGTCGGGGTAGGCGTCGGCCTCGGCGAGCGCGGCCTCGAACTCGGCCTCGATCTCGCGGGTGAGGGCGGCGTCGGCGTCCCCCGTGAGCAGCCCGTCGGCGAGGAGGTGGGCGCGCAGGCGGGTCACAGGGTCCTTCTCCGCCCAGCCGAGGTTGTCGGCGTCGGTGCGGTAGCGGGCCGGGTCGTCGGCGAGGGTGTGGGGCTTGATGCGGTACGTGACCGTCTCGATGAGGGTGGGGCCGTCCCCCTCCCGCGCCCGCCGCACGGCCTCGGCGGTGACGTGGTACGTGGCGAGCACGTCGTTGCCGTCCACCCGCACGCCGGGAATGCCGTAGCCGTCCGCACGCCGGGCGAGGTTGACCGCGCGGGTCTGGGTGCGGGTCGGAACGCTGATCGCCCAGCCGTTGTTCTGGAGGATGAAAACGCACGGCGCGTCGAGCGCCCCCGCGAAGTTCAGCGCCTCGTGAAAGTCGCCCTCGCTACTTCCTCCGTCCCCGATGTAGGCGAGGGCCACATTCTGCGTCCCCTTCCGGCTCTCCGCAAGGGCCGCCCCGACCGCGTGCGGGTACTGGGTGGCGATGGGGATGTAGAAGGGCAGCACCTTGAGATTCCCCGGCATCGCCCAGCCGTGCGGACTCGTGCGCCAGTAGGCGAGCGTCCGGGCCACGGGCAGGCCGTAGGTCAGCGCCGCGCCCGTGTCGCGGTAGGTGGGGAACAGCCAGTCCTCGTTCGTCAGGGCCGCCGCCGTGCCCACCTGGCTCGCCTCCATGCCCCCGTAGGGTGGAAAGACGCCCAGCCGCCCGGTGCGGTACAGCACCCACGCCCGCTCGTCGAAGTGGCGGATGCGGCGCATATGCCTGTAGAGACTGAGTTGCGTCTCCCGGTCAGGCCACAGCTCAGGATGGTGTGTGGTGCCGTCCGGCGCGAGAAACTGGAAGAGGTCGTCCTGTGGCGGCGGTTCGGTCCCCGGCGGGATGGGGGAGAGGTCGGGCTGGGTCATGGGGTCTCCACGAGGGGGCATGGGAAGGGCGGCGGGCCTGGGGGCGACCTGCCGGGGGCGATGGGCCGGGACGGCGGCCTGGGCGTGTGAGGCGTTCAGCCTAGCAGATGCCCCCGCCGCGAACCCCCCAAAGGAGGACGCGGAAGCGGGTGCCCGCCGCGTACACTGCCCCCATGCGACGCGCGCTCCTGGTCCCGCTGGCCCTCGCCTTCCTGCTCGGCACGGCCCGCGCGGACCACCAGCAGGACAACCTGCGCCCGCTCACCGCCGCCGACCTGTGCCCGCCCGTCGCCTACGCCTACGTGGACGACGAGGAGCAGGAAGACCTCGCCGTCGCCCTCGACGAGCAGCTCGACCGTTACGCCACCCTCTACGGCGTGCCCTACGGCGATCCCAAGACCTGCACCGTCGCCCAGATTTTCACCCTCGACGCCTTCAAGGGCCGTGACGGGCGGATGCTGTATGCCCTCGACCTGAGCGTTCAGGCCGTCAAGCCCACGCGGTTGACGGTGGGTGCCCATACCTTCGAAGCGAGCGCGCTGGAGTTGTGGTCCACGTCGGGGTATGGCAGCGTCTCCAATGTGGAGGGGCTGGCGGACATGGCGGTGGACAGTGTGCGCGAGTATTACGAGGAACTGGCGTTGGCCTGGAAGGCGACGCACCGGAGGTAGAGGGTGTTGGGGCAGGGTGTCTTGCCACGGCTTGCCCCCACCCCCCTGCCCCCTACCCCCAGACTTGCAAAGCTGCGAAGCAGAGGGGGCAGGGGGAGTGGCGCTGCGCTAGGCAAGTGTTTATGGGCCGCGCCCGTGGGCGTGTTCTCTGGCTGGCAAGGTCTGATCTTGTTGCGCGCTGTTTGGAAGGCCCACCGTCTCGCTCCGCGAGCAAGGCGTGGTGGTGGCTTGGGGCGTCGACTCACGGGTGAGAATCGGTCATCGAGAGTGACGGTTTCAAGAGCGCAGAAGTACAAGCAGCTTTTCTCCCTCTCCCCTCGTGGGTGACTCGCAGAGCCGC
This window contains:
- the pdhA gene encoding pyruvate dehydrogenase (acetyl-transferring) E1 component subunit alpha; amino-acid sequence: MTQPDLSPIPPGTEPPPQDDLFQFLAPDGTTHHPELWPDRETQLSLYRHMRRIRHFDERAWVLYRTGRLGVFPPYGGMEASQVGTAAALTNEDWLFPTYRDTGAALTYGLPVARTLAYWRTSPHGWAMPGNLKVLPFYIPIATQYPHAVGAALAESRKGTQNVALAYIGDGGSSEGDFHEALNFAGALDAPCVFILQNNGWAISVPTRTQTRAVNLARRADGYGIPGVRVDGNDVLATYHVTAEAVRRAREGDGPTLIETVTYRIKPHTLADDPARYRTDADNLGWAEKDPVTRLRAHLLADGLLTGDADAALTREIEAEFEAALAEADAYPDPTPAEILDHVFAEPTPQLLRQRAQIEAEE
- a CDS encoding alpha-ketoacid dehydrogenase subunit beta — protein: MTATATPTRTMTMVAAINDALALALEGDPTVHIFGEDVGVMGGVFRATDGLQARFGAERVFDTPLAEAGIVGLGIGMGLAGLKPVAEIQFAGFLYPALDQVLSHLGRYRHRTRSRFHLPMVVRAPYGGGVHTPEQHADSPEAILAHVPGVKVVIPSTPADAKGLLLSAIADPDPVFFFEAIKLYRSAKEAVPEGHYTTPLGQARLVTTGDDVTVICYGGMVEVCTRAAEAARAHGIGVEVVDLRTLVPMDTETVLASVRKTGRAVVVSEAPRTNGFHSEVSATIAEEAIEFLRAPIVRVTGFDAPYPPFTSVEDVYRPNPVRVARAIREVVRY
- the rnpA gene encoding ribonuclease P protein component; the protein is MPHLSPPASLKGEREFRRVRQHGVALRDPLFTLRVTDYRPRHGETWRPRAIIGIVVSKKTLRRAVDRNRARRRVREALRTLPGGLPPCRAILLPNPSVLTAPFPELQSALARVLAGVPGRVKKGSGKGRGQTPAPRGSS
- the yidC gene encoding membrane protein insertase YidC is translated as MKTKTLLPLTALGALALLLTGCGTTGPLPTFGKAITPEWIRADFDGRPGDEYIATSNLQDVVFNARGEVIGWYAKLYAGTPYIRQNADGTYDFSALKDQRSIINMVAGRRALAVVGEGLGPDQTAQVTVPRLTTNLPENRQDAVFRYTQNGATVTKTVTLHPRNFRVDVRTNVTGGPENYSMLFPGLARANNPRVQAVQVGGQPAAVQGSGTLNVQNIQYAALQEMGGAFGPGQNAHALIVRPQGGTTANATLTGGGPTQALVSVGLRGDSNLEVFGGRNELIHLYQSGYTSLPGLFDPNFFGQISLWIVRLMESLYKFVGNWGLVILLLTVLLRLVMWPLMQAQGRTTARMQVMQPKIKEIQAKYQGKRDADSQRAMQAEMQQLYRDYNFNPAGCFSTFLPFPVLIALWSTIRNFEFDSGFLWLPDLAIPDPFYILALIYLVVNIGQLYVMTRKSPEMFRQQAFIYIIFLYFALTFPAGVTLYIILSTLIGIGQQILINKQVERETANIGQSVQKAPARAAAKPAKTIEAPKK
- a CDS encoding C39 family peptidase, with the translated sequence MRLPAVLLTAGLLVGATVFGALQFQRSSEAPVTNSAPVTPEAEVPEIAPEAVTPPVIEPEPEPEVVAPPSPPPLPAAAKVPAVRHEYQRLNNCGPVTVGMALSRWGGELDQYDIAPRLKPYRWDVNVSPDELAAFARAEGMNVHLATNGDRALLKRLIAAGFPVVVETWFVTHDSGGMGHYRLLTGYDDEKGIFNALDSYMGRLNMPYARFDELWRSFGRTFLVVSPAEKEEEVRELLGFRADPAAARTEALRVALAEAERRNDAVGWFNVGHAKLAVGDARGAARAFDQAFAAEADPALDPTRPARAVGGLPWRATWYSFGPLEAYTRTGRYADVMRLTSAILRDAPAHEEALYWRGRALAALGRTAQAKAAYSQALKTRPNFLRARQDLAKLGTV
- a CDS encoding glycoside hydrolase family 15 protein — protein: MTQPLIRDLGVVGDRRTAALVTRAGSVVWYCPERFDAPSLLAGLIDPELGGEWRVEGDVTPLRRAYLDDSGILETHLRTEGGDVTLVDFMPYGPELPRGVCRLVRGSGGATLVLRAAPDYARRPPLLSRDGEAVQLDAHRWLSASHPLQVEGDMVRLCVPAGASGWAFLGDGPPGRANPEAWLDASLTAWRGVASETVYSGPYEGAARDSLRALRLLTYEETGSVISAATTSLPEVVGGKRNYDYRYVWFRDSGMIVRALSRLSPGNEGTLGRGFMDFVCRSASGRDLTQPLPPLATVAAEDAPGVEELPLAGYRESRPVQIGNAAVSQVQLDVYGNILLASAGLYSPAELEEHWPVLEPVAEYLCAHWEDSDNGIWEEEEVLPYLSSKVLGAVGLERLAELHPDPATGERWRTLAGDIRAWISDHGLTSEGAFAAVAGREEVDVVAALYPIWGYCAPDAPEMRATLRVLERDHHADGLYWRTLQERGTGEGAFLAGTLWVALYWTAVDPVRAREILDRVLAFTNDLGLIAEEADPATGALLGNFPQTFVHAALLGVIGELSEKRSGTGDSP
- the yidD gene encoding membrane protein insertion efficiency factor YidD, translated to MSLAARGLVRVVRAYQRDLSPRKPAPTCRFTPSCSQYAVEAIERHGALRGGWLAAWRVMRCNPLVPGGFDPVPDRFPTGRKTTP